A stretch of Pseudomonas taetrolens DNA encodes these proteins:
- the tssA gene encoding type VI secretion system protein TssA encodes MTYSSKLFASLIDLAKTPVFKDCFAGSDVRFSNEFEALERELGKSQSMYENNQIDWFWVKEHSEALLRDQSKDLRAGVWLTWALYQRESFQGLVAGLGLVHYLCKHHWDSVHPLKLRTRGATISWLASRLDQVLNENIPIQEQLPLFRHMLELLQELEGLLAGHLGDEVPLLLPICRRLGRWIQRAADSQPEPGSLAAVVAQVKQAATQLIEPNPPLDNEKDAHKALRAQQDSARPLCAWWLKQKASDLRALRLNRTLTWLSVEVAPERNAEHITPLRGLPADKLKSYRERFDQGQFADLLVELEVSLTKAPFWFDGQRMVWECLHGLKAEQAMREVEHHLAQLLQRLPGVAELRFSDGAPFADPSTQAWINARVMPHLQSPVESGTVTFAIDKPLWEIALEEALEMFRDSGFKAAVQVLKRGLNTARGERERFFWQLTLARLCFQSKKYELAKTQLEMLDQLLHRSGLEAWEPDLVLEVLRLLHRCCELLPQNHEVRERKDEMYRRLCHLDLEVVLE; translated from the coding sequence ATGACGTATTCCAGCAAGTTGTTTGCATCCTTGATCGACCTGGCTAAAACGCCGGTCTTCAAAGACTGCTTTGCCGGCAGTGACGTGCGTTTTTCCAATGAATTCGAAGCCTTGGAGCGCGAGCTGGGCAAATCGCAGTCCATGTACGAAAACAACCAGATCGACTGGTTTTGGGTCAAGGAGCACAGCGAGGCGCTGTTGCGCGATCAGTCGAAGGATCTGCGAGCGGGTGTCTGGCTGACGTGGGCCTTGTACCAGCGAGAGTCTTTCCAGGGGCTCGTGGCGGGGCTAGGGTTGGTGCATTACCTGTGCAAGCACCATTGGGACTCGGTTCACCCGCTCAAGTTGCGTACGCGAGGCGCGACGATCAGTTGGCTGGCTTCGCGCCTCGATCAGGTGCTTAACGAGAACATCCCCATCCAGGAGCAACTGCCGCTTTTTCGGCACATGCTTGAGCTCCTGCAGGAACTTGAAGGCCTGCTGGCCGGGCACCTGGGTGATGAAGTGCCCTTGTTGCTGCCCATTTGCCGGCGTTTGGGCCGTTGGATACAGCGCGCCGCAGACAGCCAGCCCGAGCCCGGCTCACTGGCCGCGGTAGTGGCTCAGGTCAAGCAGGCCGCCACCCAGTTGATCGAGCCCAATCCACCCCTTGATAACGAAAAGGATGCACACAAAGCCCTGCGTGCCCAGCAAGACAGTGCTCGCCCTTTGTGCGCCTGGTGGTTGAAGCAAAAGGCCAGCGACCTGCGTGCCCTGCGTTTGAACCGGACACTGACCTGGCTATCGGTCGAGGTTGCCCCCGAGCGCAACGCCGAACACATCACACCATTGCGCGGGCTGCCGGCAGACAAGCTTAAAAGCTACCGCGAACGCTTTGACCAGGGGCAATTCGCCGATTTGCTGGTGGAGCTGGAAGTCAGCCTGACCAAGGCCCCGTTCTGGTTCGATGGTCAGCGCATGGTTTGGGAGTGTTTACACGGATTAAAGGCCGAGCAGGCGATGCGTGAAGTTGAGCACCATTTGGCTCAGTTGCTTCAACGTCTGCCGGGAGTGGCAGAGCTGCGTTTCAGCGACGGCGCACCGTTTGCCGACCCGTCGACCCAGGCATGGATCAATGCCCGGGTGATGCCTCATCTGCAGTCGCCAGTCGAGTCCGGAACGGTGACATTCGCGATCGACAAACCCCTCTGGGAAATCGCTCTCGAAGAGGCTCTCGAGATGTTCCGCGACAGCGGTTTCAAGGCCGCCGTACAAGTCCTGAAACGTGGGCTGAACACTGCGCGGGGCGAACGGGAGCGCTTCTTCTGGCAACTGACCCTCGCTCGACTGTGTTTCCAGAGCAAGAAATACGAACTCGCCAAAACCCAGCTCGAAATGCTCGACCAGTTACTCCATCGCTCCGGCCTCGAGGCCTGGGAGCCGGATCTGGTCCTGGAAGTATTGCGCCTTCTGCATCGCTGCTGCGAGCTCCTGCCGCAGAACCACGAAGTGCGAGAACGCAAGGACGAGATGTATCGCAGGTTGTGCCACCTCGATCTTGAAGTGGTACTCGAATAG
- a CDS encoding exodeoxyribonuclease VII small subunit: MARKKASLDFEQSLADLQTLVERLENGELSLEDSLTAFEQGIRLTRDCQGALAQAEQKVQILLERDGELAQEPFDAEQPE, from the coding sequence ATGGCCCGCAAAAAAGCTTCCCTGGATTTCGAGCAATCCCTCGCTGACCTGCAAACGCTGGTCGAGCGTCTGGAAAATGGCGAGTTGTCGCTGGAAGACTCGCTGACCGCCTTCGAGCAAGGCATTCGCCTGACCCGTGATTGCCAGGGCGCACTGGCCCAAGCCGAGCAGAAGGTGCAAATCCTGCTTGAGCGTGACGGTGAGCTGGCACAAGAACCCTTTGATGCGGAACAGCCCGAATGA
- the tssB gene encoding type VI secretion system contractile sheath small subunit has protein sequence MAKESSVAPKERINITFKPATGGAQEEIELPLKLLVLGDYIHRLDDRKLEDRKPIAIDKMTFDEVLSKQGLELSLNVPNRLQEDSGNEELGIALRVNAMKDFNPASLVEQIPELKKLMELRDALVALKGPLGNAPSFRKAIESVLATDESRARVLSELDLTDAPATDV, from the coding sequence ATGGCCAAAGAAAGCTCGGTTGCCCCCAAGGAACGTATCAACATCACGTTCAAACCCGCTACAGGTGGCGCTCAAGAAGAGATCGAACTGCCACTGAAACTGCTGGTGCTCGGTGACTACATCCATCGGCTTGACGATCGCAAGCTGGAAGACCGCAAGCCGATCGCCATCGACAAAATGACCTTTGACGAAGTGCTTTCCAAGCAAGGGCTGGAGCTGAGCCTCAACGTGCCCAATCGTCTACAGGAAGACAGCGGTAATGAGGAGCTGGGGATTGCCCTGCGCGTCAATGCGATGAAGGACTTCAATCCGGCGAGTCTGGTCGAGCAGATCCCCGAACTGAAAAAACTGATGGAACTGCGTGATGCGCTGGTCGCGCTCAAGGGCCCGCTGGGCAATGCACCGAGCTTTCGCAAGGCGATTGAAAGCGTTCTGGCCACAGATGAATCGCGCGCTCGTGTGCTGAGCGAACTGGACCTGACCGACGCGCCTGCCACGGACGTTTGA
- the tssC gene encoding type VI secretion system contractile sheath large subunit, producing the protein MSTHGAQQKDDQNTAYSILDDIITQTRLTPEDEAYGIARRGVAAFIEELLKPQNKGEPVKKAMVDRMIAEIDAKLSNQMDEILHHPSFQALESAWRGLQLLVDRTNFRENIKIEILNVSKEDLLDDFEDSPEVMQSGLYKHIYTAEYGQFGGEPVGAIIANYFMTPSAPDVKLMQYVSSVACMSRAPFVAAAGPKFFGLESFTGMPNLKDLKDHFGGPQFAKWQSFRESEDARYMALTVPRFLLRNPYDPEENPVKSFVYKETVANSHEHYLWGNTAYTFASRLTDSFAKFRWCPNIIGPQSGGAVEDLPLHHFESMGEIETKIPTEVLVSDRREYELAEEGFISLTMRKGSDNAAFFSANSVQKPKFFGISAEGRAAELNYKLGTQLPYMMIVNRLAHYLKVLQREQLGSWKERTDLELELNKWIRQYVADQENPGAEVRGRRPLRAAQITVSDVEGEPGWYRVSLNVRPHFKYMGADFTLSLVGKLDKE; encoded by the coding sequence ATGAGCACGCATGGCGCACAGCAAAAAGACGATCAAAATACCGCGTACAGCATCCTTGACGACATCATTACCCAAACTCGGCTGACGCCCGAAGACGAGGCTTATGGCATTGCCCGGCGCGGTGTCGCGGCGTTTATCGAAGAGCTGCTAAAGCCGCAAAACAAGGGCGAGCCGGTCAAGAAAGCCATGGTCGATCGCATGATCGCCGAGATCGACGCCAAACTGAGCAACCAGATGGATGAAATCCTTCACCATCCGTCATTCCAGGCATTGGAGTCGGCCTGGCGTGGCCTGCAATTGCTGGTTGATCGCACCAACTTTCGTGAAAACATCAAGATCGAAATCCTCAATGTGTCCAAAGAGGACCTGCTGGACGATTTCGAGGATTCGCCGGAGGTCATGCAATCCGGTCTCTACAAACATATCTACACCGCCGAGTACGGCCAGTTCGGTGGCGAGCCCGTAGGCGCCATCATTGCCAACTACTTCATGACGCCCAGCGCGCCTGACGTGAAGTTGATGCAATACGTGTCGAGCGTGGCCTGCATGTCCCGTGCGCCGTTTGTCGCCGCTGCCGGGCCCAAGTTCTTCGGACTCGAAAGCTTTACCGGCATGCCGAACCTCAAAGACCTGAAGGATCACTTTGGCGGGCCTCAGTTCGCCAAATGGCAGAGCTTTCGCGAATCTGAAGATGCACGCTACATGGCCTTGACCGTGCCGCGCTTTTTGCTGCGCAACCCTTACGACCCCGAAGAAAACCCGGTCAAGTCCTTCGTCTACAAAGAAACCGTCGCCAACAGTCATGAGCACTACTTGTGGGGCAACACGGCTTATACCTTCGCCTCCAGGTTGACTGACAGTTTTGCCAAGTTCCGCTGGTGCCCAAACATCATTGGCCCGCAAAGCGGTGGTGCTGTCGAAGACCTGCCGCTGCATCACTTCGAAAGCATGGGTGAAATCGAAACCAAGATTCCGACCGAAGTCCTGGTTTCAGACCGTCGTGAATACGAGCTGGCCGAGGAAGGCTTCATTTCCCTGACCATGCGCAAGGGCAGCGACAACGCTGCGTTTTTCTCGGCCAACTCGGTGCAAAAACCGAAGTTCTTCGGCATCAGCGCAGAAGGCCGGGCAGCCGAACTGAACTACAAGCTCGGCACGCAGCTGCCTTACATGATGATCGTCAACCGCCTGGCGCATTACCTGAAGGTCCTGCAGCGCGAGCAACTGGGGTCGTGGAAGGAGCGCACGGACCTTGAGCTGGAACTTAACAAGTGGATTCGTCAGTACGTGGCGGACCAGGAAAACCCCGGCGCTGAGGTTCGTGGCCGTCGTCCGCTGCGCGCTGCCCAGATCACCGTCAGTGATGTCGAAGGCGAGCCTGGCTGGTACCGCGTCAGCCTGAATGTGCGCCCGCACTTCAAGTACATGGGCGCGGACTTCACCTTGTCGCTGGTCGGCAAGCTGGACAAAGAGTAA